A genomic segment from Conger conger chromosome 2, fConCon1.1, whole genome shotgun sequence encodes:
- the LOC133122828 gene encoding VIP peptides-like — translation MLQRNGSQLVLVIALCSAFYSRSVGLPAIGTHSTARPTRHADGLFTSGYSKLLGQISARRYLESLVGKRVSNDVTEDQGPAKRHSDAIFTDNYSRFRKQMAVKKYLSSMLTGGKRSAEDPPITPEESRKAEPTLQETYDDITVDELIKHLPLML, via the exons ATGTTACAACGGAACGGCTCGCAGCTCGTGTTGGTGATAGCCCTGTGCAGTGCGTTTTACTCCAGATCAGTGGGTCTGCCGGCGATCGGAACACATTCGACAGCAAG GCCCACAAGACACGCAGATGGTCTTTTTACAAGCGGATACAGTAAGCTTCTCGGGCAGATTTCCGCCAGACGGTACCTGGAATCTTTGGTCGGAAAGCGAGTCAG TAATGACGTCACGGAGGACCAGGGGCCAGCGAAGCGGCACTCTGATGCGATTTTCACCGACAACTACAGCCGCTTCCGCAAGCAGATGGCCGTGAAGAAATACCTCAGCTCCATGCTGACGGGAGGCAAGAGGAG TGCAGAAGACCCTCCAATCACACCGGAGGAAAGCAGGAAGGCGGAGCCAACATTACAGGAGACCtacgatgacatcacagtggaTGAGCTAATCAAACACCTCCCATTG aTGCTCTGA